A genomic window from Chaetodon auriga isolate fChaAug3 chromosome 13, fChaAug3.hap1, whole genome shotgun sequence includes:
- the fhl2a gene encoding four and a half LIM domains protein 2a: MAERYDCHYCKESLFGKKYVLREENPYCVKCYESLYSNTCEECKKPIGCNTRDLSYKDRHWHEECFKCFQCKRSLVDKPFSTKDEQLLCTECYSNEYSSKCHECKKTIMPGSRKMEHKGNSWHETCFTCQRCQQPIGTKSFIPKDNSNFCVPCYEKQFAMQCVHCKKPITTGGVTYHDQPWHKDCFLCTSCKQQLSGQRFTSRDNFAYCLNCFCNLYAKKCASCTTPISGLGGSKYISFEERQWHNDCFNCKKCSVSLVGRGFLTERDDILCPECGKDI; this comes from the exons ATGGCCGAGCGCTACGACTGCCACTACTGCAAGGAGTCCCTGTTTGGGAAGAAGTATGTTCTGAGAGAGGAGAATCCCTACTGTGTGAAATGTTATGAGAGCCTGTACTCCAACACCTGTGAGGAGTGCAAGAAGCCCATTGGCTGCAACACCAGG GATCTGTCCTACAAGGACCGTCACTGGCACGAGGAATGTTTCAAGTGCTTCCAGTGCAAGCGCTCGCTGGTGGACAAGCCCTTCTCCACCAAGGACgagcagctcctctgcactGAGTGTTACTCCAATGAGTATTCCTCCAAGTGCCACGAGTGCAAGAAAACCATCATGCCAG GCTCCAGGAAGATGGAGCACAAGGGGAACAGCTGGCACGAGACCTGCTTCACCTGCCAGAGATGCCAGCAGCCCATTGGCACCAAGAGTTTCATCCCAAAGGACAACAGCAACTTCTGTGTTCCCTGCTATGAGAAGCAGTTTGCCATGCAGTGTGTGCACTGCAAGAAG CCCATCACCACCGGCGGGGTGACCTACCATGACCAGCCGTGGCACAAGGACTGTTTCCTGTGCACTAGCTGcaagcagcagctgtctggcCAGAGGTTCACCTCGAGAGATAACTTTGCGTATTGTCTCAACTGCTTCTGCAACCTTTATGCCAAGAAGTGTGCCTCCTGCACCACCCCCATCAGCG gTCTTGGAGGCAGCAAGTACATTTCCTTTGAGGAGCGCCAGTGGCACAATGACTGCTTCAACTGTAAGAAGTGCTCCGTGTCCCTGGTTGGCCGCGGCTTCCTCACTGAACGGGATGATATCCTTTGCCCAGAGTGCGGCAAGGACATCTAA
- the c13h2orf49 gene encoding ashwin isoform X2, protein MATSTGKDGKAVSSSDVDLLLHPELLSREFMQLILNEKHVSTRDCESRDRLTELYLRHVIPLPQRSLPNSRWGRRMEKSRGRQTPAGHSNDNHNRKRPLIVFDGSSSYSGPLKVKKPEGSSVSTGITDRLKPPPAANLSNPIRRLAANTSSSSSSIHRSSDSDTNLKREANSSDAVKSTEVKKKIQHVTWP, encoded by the exons ATGGCGACTTCCACGGGAAAAGATGGAAAGGCTGTTAGTTCCTCGGATGTGGATCTTTTACTGCACCCTGAGCTGTTGTCTCGAGAGTTTATGCAACTCATCCTAAATGAG AAACATGTCAGTACCAGAGACTGCGAGAGTCGGGACCGGCTTACAGAGCTTTACCTCCGTCATGTCATCCCGCTCCCGCAGAGGAGTTTACCGAACAGCCGCTGGGGCAGGAGAATGGAGAAGAGCCGAGGGAGGCAGACCCCGGCCGGGCACAG CAACGACAACCACAATAGGAAAAGGCCTCTGATTGTGTTCGATGGCAGTTCCTCTTACTCTGGTCCACTAAAAGTAAAGAAACCAGAGGGATCCAGCGTGTCAACAGGAATCACTGACAGATTAAAACCTCCGCCTGCTGCAAACCTGTCCAACCCCATCCGCAGGCTGGCTGCAaacacttcttcctcttcctcatccatCCATCGCAGCAGTGACTCAGACACAAACCTCAAGCGAGAAGCAAACAGCTCG GATGCAGTGAAGTCTacagaggtgaagaagaagatcCAGCATGTGACATGGCCCTGA
- the pou3f3a gene encoding POU domain, class 3, transcription factor 3-A, producing the protein MLWGMAAATSSPYLASSRILSGPVLHSDRRGGGMQPGSTAVTTVSSGYRGDPSVKMVQSDFMQGAMVASNGGHMLSHAHQWVTSLPHAAAAAAAAAVAAVEAGSPWPPSSQPQDVKRNAGREDLHSGSTLHHRSPHLGPHQAHPGSWGATSAAHISITEGQQQQQQQQQQSLIYSQPGGFTVNGMLSSHAGQSLMHPGLVRGESPELDHSSHHHHHHHHNHHTHHHQHHGVSHEPHSDEDTPTSDDLEHFAKQFKQRRIKLGFTQADVGLALGTLYGNVFSQTTICRFEALQLSFKNMCKLKPLLNKWLEEADSTTGSPTSIDKIATQGRKRKKRTSIEVSVKGALESHFLKCPKPSAQEINSLADTLQLEKEVVRVWFCNRRQKEKRMTPPGLPRTPEDAYSQVGSMGPDTPSPSIDCKRMYSDT; encoded by the coding sequence ATGCTTTGGGGGATGGCAGCAGCTACCTCGAGTCCATACCTAGCCAGCAGCAGGATTTTATCCGGCCCGGTCCTTCACTCTGACCGGAGGGGTGGTGGCATGCAGCCGGGCAGCACCGCTGTGACCACGGTGTCTAGTGGATACAGAGGGGACCCTTCAGTTAAGATGGTGCAGAGTGACTTCATGCAGGGAGCCATGGTGGCGAGCAACGGGGGCCACATGCTAAGCCATGCCCATCAGTGGGTGACATCGTTGCCTCacgcagcagccgcagcagccgCGGCCGCGGTGGCAGCAGTCGAGGCCGGCTCACCGTGGCCCCCAAGCTCCCAGCCGCAGGACGTGAAGAGAAACGCCGGCAGGGAGGACCTCCACTCAGGCTCCACTCTGCACCACAGGTCCCCGCATCTGGGACCCCATCAGGCGCACCCGGGAAGTTGGGGAGCCACCTCTGCAGCGCACATCAGCATCACCGAggggcaacagcagcagcagcagcaacaacaacagtctCTCATTTACTCGCAGCCCGGTGGGTTTACAGTCAACGGGATGCTCAGCTCGCACGCGGGGCAAAGCCTCATGCACCCGGGGTTGGTGCGCGGGGAGTCCCCGGAGCTGGACCACAGCagccaccatcatcaccatcaccaccataaTCACCACACGCACCATCACCAGCATCACGGGGTGAGCCACGAACCGCACTCAGACGAAGACACCCCGACGTCTGATGACTTGGAGCATTTCGCCAAACAGTTCAAACAGCGGCGGATCAAGCTGGGTTTCACCCAGGCAGACGTGGGCTTAGCTTTGGGCACCCTGTACGGCAACGTATTCTCACAGACCAccatctgcaggtttgaagcgcttcagctcagctttaaGAACATGTGCAAGCTGAAGCCACTGCTGAACAAGTGGCTGGAGGAGGCCGATTCCACGACCGGGAGCCCGACCAGCATCGATAAGATCGCCACCCagggcaggaagaggaaaaagcgCACATCTATCGAAGTGAGCGTAAAAGGCGCGTTGGAGAGCCACTTCCTCAAGTGTCCCAAACCATCCGCGCAGGAGATCAACTCTCTGGCGGACACTCTGCAACTGGAGAAAGAGGTGGTCAGGGTCTGGTTCTGCAACCGCAGGCAGAAAGAGAAGCGCATGACGCCGCCTGGACTGCCACGCACCCCGGAGGACGCATATTCACAGGTGGGCAGCATGGGTCCTGACACGCCGTCACCCTCCATAGACTGCAAGAGGATGTACAGCGACACGTGA
- the gpr45 gene encoding high-affinity lysophosphatidic acid receptor — MAFGNESLLEECDFMEPDKAEEAAENLPSEAATPVISVTLRVTLAAIMIFMITIGFLGNAIVCLIVYQKPAMRSAINLLLATLAFSDIMLSLLCMPFTAVTVATADWSFGSGFCRASIMLYWLFVLEGVSILLIISVDRFLIIVQRQDKLTPHRAKLLIAGSWVLSLCVSLPSVVGWRTGAAGIGGAWAPQCVLGYSDSLADRGYTVLLAVAVFFVPFAVMLYSYMCILNTVRRNTLRIHNHTNEHSCLPALNQVSKMRLTGLQRPPQIKVDMSFKTRAFTTILILFVGFSVCWLPHTVVSLLAVFSRQFYYSSVFYPVSIGALWLSYLKTVFNPVIYCWRIRKFREACQEFIPKSCRLCPRVPGRSRRRVRPSNIYVCSETQSAV; from the coding sequence ATGGCTTTCGGGAATGAAAGCCTGCTGGAGGAGTGTGACTTCATGGAGCCGGAcaaagcagaggaagcagcagaaaatctCCCGTCGGAAGCTGCTACTCCCGTCATATCAGTCACTCTGCGTGTGACCCTGGCAGCCATAATGATCTTCATGATCACTATTGGTTTCCTGGGCAATGCGATCGTGTGTCTGATTGTTTACCAGAAACCCGCCATGCGTTCTGCTATCAACCTCCTCCTCGCCACGTTGGCCTTTTCGGACATaatgctctctctgctctgcatgcccttcactgcagtcactgtggCCACTGCCGACTGGAGCTTTGGAAGCGGCTTCTGTCGAGCGTCCATCATGCTGTACTGGCTGTTCGTCCTGGAGGGGGTGTCCATACTCCTCATCATCAGCGTGGACCGTTTCCTCATCATCGTGCAGCGGCAGGACAAGTTGACCCCGCACAGAGCTAAACTGTTGATTGCAGGCTCGTGGGtgctgagcctgtgtgtgtctctgccgTCTGTAGTTGGGTGGAGGACAGGTGCGGCAGGTATCGGGGGTGCCTGGGCGCCGCAGTGTGTGCTGGGATACAGTGATTCTCTGGCAGACCGTGGATACACAGTGCTGTTGGCAGTAGCTGTATTCTTTGTGCCATTTGCTGTCATGCTCTACTCCTACATGTGCATCCTCAACACAGTGCGCCGCAACACCCTGCGCATCCACAACCACACCAATGAGCATTCCTGCCTGCCAGCCCTCAACCAAGTCAGCAAAATGAGACTCACAGGGCTGCAGCGGCCCCCTCAGATCAAGGTGGACATGAGCTTCAAGACCCGGGCCTTCACcaccatcctcatcctctttgTCGGCTTCTCCGTGTGCTGGTTGCCGCACACGGTGGTCAGCTTGCTGGCCGTGTTCAGCCGGCAGTTCTACTACAGCTCCGTCTTCTACCCAGTCAGCATAGGCGCTCTGTGGCTCAGCTACCTGAAGACGGTCTTCAACCCTGTCATCTACTGCTGGAGGATCAGGAAGTTCAGGGAGGCCTGTCAGGAGTTCATTCCcaagagctgcaggctgtgtCCCAGAGTGCCGGGCAGGAGCCGCAGGAGAGTGAGGCCCAGCAACATCTATGTGTGCAGCGAGACTCAGTCAGCGGTGTGA
- the c13h2orf49 gene encoding ashwin isoform X1: MATSTGKDGKAVSSSDVDLLLHPELLSREFMQLILNEKHVSTRDCESRDRLTELYLRHVIPLPQRSLPNSRWGRRMEKSRGRQTPAGHRSDSNDNHNRKRPLIVFDGSSSYSGPLKVKKPEGSSVSTGITDRLKPPPAANLSNPIRRLAANTSSSSSSIHRSSDSDTNLKREANSSDAVKSTEVKKKIQHVTWP; the protein is encoded by the exons ATGGCGACTTCCACGGGAAAAGATGGAAAGGCTGTTAGTTCCTCGGATGTGGATCTTTTACTGCACCCTGAGCTGTTGTCTCGAGAGTTTATGCAACTCATCCTAAATGAG AAACATGTCAGTACCAGAGACTGCGAGAGTCGGGACCGGCTTACAGAGCTTTACCTCCGTCATGTCATCCCGCTCCCGCAGAGGAGTTTACCGAACAGCCGCTGGGGCAGGAGAATGGAGAAGAGCCGAGGGAGGCAGACCCCGGCCGGGCACAGGTCAGACAG CAACGACAACCACAATAGGAAAAGGCCTCTGATTGTGTTCGATGGCAGTTCCTCTTACTCTGGTCCACTAAAAGTAAAGAAACCAGAGGGATCCAGCGTGTCAACAGGAATCACTGACAGATTAAAACCTCCGCCTGCTGCAAACCTGTCCAACCCCATCCGCAGGCTGGCTGCAaacacttcttcctcttcctcatccatCCATCGCAGCAGTGACTCAGACACAAACCTCAAGCGAGAAGCAAACAGCTCG GATGCAGTGAAGTCTacagaggtgaagaagaagatcCAGCATGTGACATGGCCCTGA